The region CGCCCTTTCAAAAAATCCAGATGCTATTTTTATGCCAGGGTACTACGCTGAAATAGCCTTAATTTCCAAGCAAGCTAGAGATTTAGGTTTCACAGGACCCATGTTTGCTGGAGATGGTGCCGACGCACCAGAATTAATACAAATTGGTGGAGAATACGTAGAAGGCCTTTCTTATACAACTTACTTTCATGAGGATGCAGAATTATCCCCTGCTACTAAACCTTTTGTAGAGGCCTATCAAGAGGAATACAACAGAAGAGCCGACGCATTTGGAGCTTTGGCGTATGATGCTTACATGGTAATAGTTAACGCTATTGAGTCTGCACAGTCCACAGATCCTGTAAAAATTAGAGACGCTTTAGCTCAAACTAGAGACTTTCCGGGTGTCGCCGGTACAATTACGTATCCTCAAGGCTCTGGAAACCCTATAAAACCAGCGGTAATAAACATGGTTGAAAACGGACAATTTGTTTTCCGTACCGTTATAAAACCCAGGATGTAATATTTAACTATATTAAAGCCATCTCACAAAATGAGATGGCTATACTTTCTTGGATCCAGAAAGGGGGCTCATAATTGACTATCCAAATGTTCTTTCAACATCTAGCAAATGCCATCTCTCTTGGCAGCATATACGCACTTATTGCCATAGGTTATACTATGGTTTATGGGATACTCAATTTAATAAATTTTGCTCATGGTGACATTTTTACTTTTAGCATGTATTTTGCTTTTTATGCAGTTACTCTCTTTTTATTTCCATGGTGGGCAGCTTTTATTTTTGCGATTGTTTTAACGACTCTACTAGGTGCTACAATCGAACGAGTTGCTTACAGACCATTAAGAAAGGCTAATGCCCCCAAGATCTCAGCATTAATCACAGCTATTGGTGTATCGTTCTTCCTACAAAACTTCGCAATAGTTGTCTTTGGTGGAAGAGCAAAATCATTCAATCCCCAATTAGGAGTTTACCCAACACAATTTGCACAAGTACTAACTTTTGGAGATGTAAGGATACCTTTATTAACCTTCATTATTATAGGTGTTTCTATTCTTGCACTTTTTGTATTGGTTTGGATAGTTTATAGAACAAAAGCCGGCATGGCGATGAGGGCAGTTTCTAAAGATGTTACTGCAGCAAAATTAATGGGCATAAACACCGACAGAACTATTTCTCAAACATTTATGTTGGGGTCCGCCTTAGCAGCTGTGGGAGGTATTCTTTGGGCTATGAAATACCCTCAAATCTATCCTTATACCGGCATGATCCCCGGTTTAAAGGCATTTATAGCTGCAGTTGTCGGAGGAATTGGAAGTATTCCAGGAGCTATGCTTGGAGGTTTTATTTTAGGGGTTGCCGAAATAATGATAGTCGCATTCTTACCCGCTTTGGCAGGATATAGAGACGCTATTGCTTATATTATTTTGATAGTTATTCTTTTA is a window of Petrotoga olearia DSM 13574 DNA encoding:
- a CDS encoding branched-chain amino acid ABC transporter permease, translated to MTIQMFFQHLANAISLGSIYALIAIGYTMVYGILNLINFAHGDIFTFSMYFAFYAVTLFLFPWWAAFIFAIVLTTLLGATIERVAYRPLRKANAPKISALITAIGVSFFLQNFAIVVFGGRAKSFNPQLGVYPTQFAQVLTFGDVRIPLLTFIIIGVSILALFVLVWIVYRTKAGMAMRAVSKDVTAAKLMGINTDRTISQTFMLGSALAAVGGILWAMKYPQIYPYTGMIPGLKAFIAAVVGGIGSIPGAMLGGFILGVAEIMIVAFLPALAGYRDAIAYIILIVILLVKPNGLLGVEIGEKV